The Gemmatimonadota bacterium DNA segment TGTCGAAGAAGACATAGATCGTGCGCCGACGCGCCGCGAAGGTGGTGGGCGAGACGATGGACGAGAAGACCGGATCCTCGTTGTACTCGCGCATGGACACGACCCAGAGGTCGATGCCGTGCGTGCGCAGGAGCTTGGGAAGGACGGTCTCCATGCGCTGCTTGAGCCAGCGCTGTTGCGTGGCGGCCTGCTCGCGGAGCGTGCCGAGGGGGCGCGACTGGGCGTCGCCGGGGGCGGCGGCGAGGGTGAGGGCGGCGAGCGTGGCGAGGGCGGCGCGGGACGTCATGAGACGGGAGACGGGGGTCGGGGGGGCGAGCGGCGGAGCTGCTCGGGGGGGGGGGGACGAGGCGGAGGGCGGAGCGCGTCGAGGGTGCGACGGGGGTGGAAACGAAATGGTACGCGGTGCGGTGGAATGATGCTGCGAGTTGGGGCGGCAGGTGAGATGTTGTGGTTCGGGGGGGGCCCCCCGCCACGACCACGTCGCTCCCCCCGCTCGCTCGTCGCCCTGCCGCGTCGCTACCGCTTCATGTTCGTCAGCACCAACCCGCCGTCCAACCAGCCGCGCACCGGGTGTGGCTGGTACGGCGACTCCAGCTCCGCACACTCCTCCGCCGTCAGCACCAGGTCGCACGCCGCCGCGGCCGCGTCGAGCTGCTCGAGCTTCGTCGTCCCGACGATCGGCGCGGTCACCCCGGGACGCGAGAGCAGCCACGCCAGCGCCACCTGCGCCGGCTGCACCCCTCGCCGCGCGGCCACCCGGATCGTCGCCTCGACCACGTCCCAATCGGCCGGATGGTCGTACAGCTGGTCGGCCAGCACGCCATCGCCGTCGTCGCGCGGCGACATCCCGTGTCCCCCGCGCTGGCGCTTCCCGCCTAACAAGCCGCGTGCGAGCGGCGACCACGGGATCACGCCGAGTCCCTGGTCGAGACAGAGCGGGATCATCTCGCGCTCCTCTTCCCGGTACACGAGGTTGTAGTGGTTCTGCATGCTCACGAACTTCGCCCATCCGTTGCGCTCGGACACCGAGAGGGCCTTCATCAGCTGCCAGGCGAACATCGAGCTGGCGCCGAGGTACAGGACCTTCCCCTGCCTGACGAGATGATCCAGCGCGGCCAGCGTCTCCTCCACCGGCGTCTCGGCGTGATGGCGGTGGATCTGGTACAGGTCGATGCGCTCCACCCCAAGCCGCCGCAGCGAGTCCTCGCACGACTGGATGATGTGCTTGCGCGAGAGCCCGATCCGGTTGGGACCGTCGCCCATCTTGAGGCGCACCTTCGTTGCGATGACCACTTCGTCGAGGCGCGCGTACTCGCGCAGCGCCCGCCCGGTCACCTCCTCGCTCACCCCGAGCGAGTACACATCCGCGGTATCGAAGAAGTTGATCCCCAACTCCACCGCCCGCCGGAAGAAGGGGCGTGCCTCCTCCTCCTCGAGCACCCAGGGGCGCCATTGCCGGGTGCCATAGCTCATGCACCCCAGGGCGATGCGCGAGACGACGAGGCCGGTCTGGCCCAACCGTGTGAACTGCATGAAGACGAGAGGACCTC contains these protein-coding regions:
- a CDS encoding aldo/keto reductase; amino-acid sequence: MQFTRLGQTGLVVSRIALGCMSYGTRQWRPWVLEEEEARPFFRRAVELGINFFDTADVYSLGVSEEVTGRALREYARLDEVVIATKVRLKMGDGPNRIGLSRKHIIQSCEDSLRRLGVERIDLYQIHRHHAETPVEETLAALDHLVRQGKVLYLGASSMFAWQLMKALSVSERNGWAKFVSMQNHYNLVYREEEREMIPLCLDQGLGVIPWSPLARGLLGGKRQRGGHGMSPRDDGDGVLADQLYDHPADWDVVEATIRVAARRGVQPAQVALAWLLSRPGVTAPIVGTTKLEQLDAAAAACDLVLTAEECAELESPYQPHPVRGWLDGGLVLTNMKR